One window from the genome of Bartonella sp. WD16.2 encodes:
- a CDS encoding RsmB/NOP family class I SAM-dependent RNA methyltransferase has protein sequence MQNKKAGCMSEKNIPGLVVRQVCARLLSVVLDKHKSLSGLTDHEYGHPHYLKLSHRDRLLCRAILITALRHRGQITAALSRFLKRPLPLQALSLQHLLHISAAQILYLDIPDHAAIDLAVQIAKIDPRTRRFSGLVNAILRNFAREAVSLRMQEPTIKDVPAWFGQLLVSTYGVDKAHQILAMQNKAPSLDLTVKSDSVGWARQLGGIVLPNGSIRLDALDGPIVNLPGYAQGAWWVQDFAAALPACLLGDIRGKRVVDFCASPGGKTAQLALQGADVTAVESSVNRLERLKENMNRLHLSAHYWAGDMRDFYSEQLFDAVLLDAPCSSTGTIRRHPDILWTKSSDDIIKLTALQYDLLLTAIAFVKKGGRIIFSNCSLARQEGEDLIEKILSTRDDIVLEPILAEEMGSMKHLLSADGTLRTTPADCCYGNCDIKDPLLFGMDGFFAARLRKVA, from the coding sequence GTGCAAAATAAAAAAGCGGGATGTATGTCTGAAAAGAATATTCCGGGATTGGTTGTTCGCCAAGTTTGTGCTCGTCTTTTAAGTGTGGTGCTTGATAAGCATAAGTCTCTTTCTGGTTTGACGGATCATGAATATGGACATCCACATTATTTAAAGCTTTCGCATCGTGATCGCTTATTATGTCGGGCTATTTTAATAACAGCTTTACGTCATCGAGGTCAGATTACAGCTGCTTTATCACGTTTTTTAAAACGGCCTTTGCCGCTTCAAGCATTGTCACTTCAGCATCTTTTACATATCAGTGCAGCACAAATTCTTTATCTTGATATTCCTGATCATGCGGCGATTGATTTAGCGGTGCAAATAGCTAAAATTGATCCCCGTACACGCCGTTTTTCAGGATTAGTAAATGCTATTTTACGCAATTTTGCACGTGAGGCGGTGTCTTTGCGTATGCAGGAGCCAACCATTAAAGATGTTCCAGCTTGGTTTGGGCAGCTGTTGGTGTCAACATATGGAGTTGATAAGGCGCATCAGATTTTAGCAATGCAAAACAAAGCACCATCACTTGATTTGACTGTGAAATCAGACAGTGTTGGTTGGGCAAGGCAGCTTGGGGGTATTGTTTTGCCTAATGGTTCGATTCGGCTTGATGCTTTAGATGGCCCTATTGTTAATTTACCAGGATATGCGCAAGGGGCTTGGTGGGTTCAAGATTTTGCAGCAGCATTACCTGCTTGTTTATTAGGAGATATTCGTGGCAAACGAGTTGTTGATTTTTGTGCAAGTCCCGGTGGAAAAACGGCTCAATTAGCTTTGCAAGGAGCAGATGTGACAGCTGTTGAGAGTTCGGTTAATCGGTTAGAGCGTTTAAAAGAAAATATGAACCGTCTTCATTTGTCAGCCCATTATTGGGCTGGTGATATGAGAGACTTTTATTCTGAGCAGCTTTTTGATGCGGTTCTTCTTGATGCACCTTGTTCTTCTACGGGAACGATACGCCGTCATCCAGATATTTTATGGACTAAATCATCTGACGATATCATCAAATTAACGGCTTTGCAGTATGATCTGCTTTTGACGGCAATTGCTTTTGTAAAAAAGGGTGGACGCATTATTTTTTCTAATTGTTCATTGGCAAGACAAGAGGGGGAGGATCTTATTGAAAAGATTTTGTCTACGCGTGATGATATTGTTTTAGAACCCATTTTAGCAGAGGAAATGGGTTCTATGAAGCATTTGCTATCTGCTGATGGTACTTTGCGCACAACGCCTGCTGATTGTTGCTATGGTAATTGTGATATTAAAGACCCACTGTTATTTGGAATGGATGGTTTTTTTGCAGCACGTTTACGCAAGGTGGCTTAA
- the htpX gene encoding zinc metalloprotease HtpX: protein MNILRTAMLVAFMTALFMGVGYLIAGSNGMVIALLMAGGLNFFSYWNSDKIVLRMYGAREVDQHLAPVYYKIVRELAQKASLPQPKVYIIDNGQPNAFATGRNPHNAAVVASTGLLERLSPEEIAGVMAHELAHIQHRDTLIMTLSATIAGAISMLGNFALLMGGQRNSSEHSHGVGVLGGLIALFVAPFAAMLVQMAISRTREYAADRRGAEICGNPLWLASALSKIADGGHMVYNEKAEHNPATAHMFIINPLRGEGADSLFSTHPATANRIAALCKQAEEMNIFKAKNIEEGKKSIFCEKGSDLDLENEDLNFSAQNNTLNRQERGTFRRTTDRPSWLRHQNFKKPRL, encoded by the coding sequence ATGAATATCCTACGTACAGCAATGCTTGTGGCTTTTATGACTGCACTTTTTATGGGGGTTGGTTATCTCATTGCAGGAAGCAATGGTATGGTTATTGCGCTTTTAATGGCAGGGGGCTTAAACTTTTTTTCTTATTGGAATTCAGACAAAATAGTTTTGCGTATGTATGGTGCGCGTGAAGTGGATCAGCATTTGGCACCCGTTTATTATAAAATTGTGCGTGAATTGGCGCAAAAAGCTTCTCTTCCACAGCCGAAGGTCTATATCATAGACAATGGGCAACCCAATGCTTTTGCTACAGGGCGCAATCCGCATAATGCAGCTGTTGTCGCAAGTACAGGGTTGTTAGAGCGGTTAAGTCCAGAAGAAATTGCTGGGGTTATGGCTCATGAGTTGGCGCATATTCAGCATCGTGATACATTGATTATGACTCTTAGCGCAACAATTGCAGGGGCAATTTCTATGCTGGGTAATTTTGCTTTGTTGATGGGAGGGCAGCGCAATTCTTCGGAGCATTCGCATGGTGTTGGGGTGCTTGGTGGCCTTATTGCTCTGTTTGTGGCGCCTTTTGCGGCTATGTTGGTGCAAATGGCTATTAGCCGTACGCGTGAATATGCTGCTGATCGACGTGGAGCTGAGATATGTGGTAATCCTTTATGGTTGGCTTCAGCTTTGAGTAAAATTGCAGATGGGGGACATATGGTGTATAATGAAAAGGCAGAGCATAATCCAGCAACGGCTCATATGTTTATTATTAATCCTTTAAGGGGTGAGGGAGCTGATAGCCTTTTTTCTACTCATCCAGCGACTGCAAATCGTATTGCAGCTCTTTGTAAGCAAGCCGAGGAAATGAATATATTCAAAGCCAAGAATATAGAAGAAGGTAAAAAGAGTATATTTTGTGAAAAAGGAAGTGATTTAGATTTAGAGAATGAAGATTTAAATTTTAGTGCTCAAAACAATACTCTTAATCGTCAGGAAAGGGGTACTTTTCGGCGCACAACAGATCGTCCTTCTTGGCTTCGTCATCAGAATTTTAAAAAACCTCGGTTATAA
- a CDS encoding DUF1674 domain-containing protein, which produces MDQKDKATKQNATKQNPASLKQQHPLPPEAQRALKEAAQRRKQVLHENMPLENGGRGGKDPARYGDWEIKGRAIDF; this is translated from the coding sequence ATGGACCAAAAAGACAAGGCAACAAAACAAAATGCAACAAAACAAAATCCAGCTTCCCTTAAGCAGCAGCACCCCCTTCCCCCAGAAGCACAACGTGCCCTCAAAGAGGCTGCACAAAGACGCAAACAAGTACTCCATGAAAATATGCCTTTGGAAAATGGTGGGCGCGGCGGGAAAGATCCAGCACGCTATGGAGACTGGGAAATCAAAGGCCGCGCTATTGATTTTTAA
- the rpsP gene encoding 30S ribosomal protein S16, translating to MALKIRLSRGGSKKRPYYHVVVADVRSPRDGRFLERVGAWNPMLPKDQQRVKLNEERIQYWLGQGAQPTDRVLRFLDAAGLKKRPARNNPHKGEPGKKAQERAAAAKQAAEEASASTAEAAVSEEAVVLEEAAVSEEV from the coding sequence ATGGCATTAAAAATTCGTTTGTCTCGTGGGGGCTCAAAAAAGCGTCCTTATTACCATGTTGTTGTTGCGGATGTGCGTAGTCCGCGCGATGGGCGTTTTCTTGAGCGTGTTGGTGCCTGGAACCCCATGTTGCCTAAAGATCAACAGCGCGTAAAGCTAAACGAAGAACGTATTCAATATTGGCTTGGTCAGGGCGCTCAGCCGACAGATCGTGTTTTGAGGTTTTTAGATGCTGCTGGTTTGAAAAAACGTCCAGCACGTAACAACCCACACAAAGGTGAGCCTGGTAAAAAGGCACAAGAACGTGCTGCTGCAGCAAAGCAAGCTGCTGAAGAAGCATCAGCTTCAACTGCAGAAGCAGCTGTATCAGAAGAAGCAGTCGTATTGGAAGAGGCGGCTGTATCAGAAGAAGTATGA
- a CDS encoding chorismate mutase, with protein MQKKIQDDLTRLRASIDDFGTTLVRILAKCFCCIQAVGELKARYALPIVYVTCEQSQVTGLRQLVMDNCLNPNFAERFLNFTIRSDSSYNYC; from the coding sequence ATGCAGAAGAAAATACAAGATGATTTGACGCGTTTACGAGCGTCTATTGATGATTTTGGTACGACACTAGTTCGTATTTTAGCAAAATGCTTTTGCTGTATACAAGCAGTTGGGGAGTTAAAAGCTCGTTATGCTTTACCTATAGTTTATGTGACGTGTGAGCAAAGTCAGGTTACAGGTTTGCGACAATTGGTTATGGACAATTGTCTTAACCCCAATTTTGCTGAAAGATTTTTAAATTTCACCATTAGAAGTGATTCATCATATAATTATTGCTGA
- the ffh gene encoding signal recognition particle protein, producing the protein MFESLQERLGSILSNLTGRGALSDQDVATALREIRRALLEADVALDVVRSFTDRVREKAVGSAIVKSIKPGQMVVKIVHDELVSMLGNEAVLSDLNAPTPVVIMLIGLQGSGKTTTTAKLAKRLTDKHNKKVLMASLDTRRPAAQEQLRQLGEQAQLASLPIISGQSAVDITARAVQAAKLGAYDVLLLDTAGRNHLDDALMIELTEIKALSLPHEIMLVADSLTGQDAIHLARSFDERVGLTGIILTRMDSDGRGGAALSMRAVTGKPIKAIGVGEKIDALEEFHPRRIADRILGMGDIVSLVEKTAETIDHEKAMNFAKKMQAGKFDLNDLAEQLQKMKKLGGMGSIMGMMPGLEKMKEQIAAAGLNDHLLNRQLAIISSMTFAERANPEILKHSRKQRIAKGSGTSAADINKLLKMHRQMADMMKAMGGKGKGGLMGKMLGGLGSKLGFGAGGVPGNMPNLSGIDPAQLSVLQKQIKNGNLREKLPGLPQSGSPFPGLPSGLSGNGGKLPPFPKKKS; encoded by the coding sequence ATGTTTGAATCCTTACAGGAACGTCTTGGTTCCATTCTGTCCAATTTGACAGGGCGTGGGGCTTTGTCGGATCAGGATGTTGCAACAGCGCTGCGTGAGATTCGTCGTGCTTTGTTAGAAGCTGATGTTGCACTGGATGTGGTGCGTTCTTTTACTGATAGGGTTCGTGAAAAAGCTGTTGGCTCTGCTATTGTTAAATCTATTAAGCCCGGCCAAATGGTTGTTAAAATTGTTCACGATGAACTTGTGAGCATGTTGGGTAATGAGGCTGTCCTCAGTGATCTAAATGCACCAACACCGGTTGTTATCATGTTGATTGGTTTACAAGGTTCGGGAAAAACAACTACGACAGCAAAGCTTGCAAAGCGTTTAACCGACAAACACAATAAAAAAGTTTTGATGGCGTCGTTAGATACGCGCCGCCCCGCAGCACAAGAACAGCTTCGTCAGTTAGGAGAGCAGGCACAGCTTGCAAGCTTACCCATTATTTCTGGTCAATCTGCTGTTGATATTACTGCACGGGCAGTACAGGCAGCAAAATTAGGCGCTTATGATGTTTTGCTTCTTGATACGGCAGGACGCAATCATCTTGATGATGCTTTGATGATTGAATTGACTGAGATCAAGGCATTGTCGCTTCCTCATGAAATTATGTTGGTTGCTGATAGCCTTACCGGTCAAGATGCTATTCATCTTGCGCGTTCTTTTGATGAACGTGTAGGCCTTACAGGGATTATCTTAACACGAATGGATAGTGATGGCCGCGGTGGTGCAGCCCTTTCAATGCGTGCTGTTACAGGAAAGCCGATCAAAGCGATTGGGGTTGGTGAAAAAATAGATGCTTTGGAAGAGTTTCATCCTCGTCGTATTGCAGATCGTATCCTTGGCATGGGGGATATTGTTTCTTTAGTTGAAAAAACTGCTGAAACGATTGATCATGAAAAGGCGATGAATTTTGCTAAAAAAATGCAGGCTGGAAAGTTCGACCTTAATGATCTTGCAGAGCAGTTACAGAAAATGAAAAAACTTGGAGGTATGGGCAGCATTATGGGAATGATGCCGGGTTTGGAAAAGATGAAAGAGCAAATAGCAGCTGCAGGTCTTAATGATCATCTTTTAAACCGCCAATTGGCTATTATTTCATCAATGACATTTGCAGAGCGTGCTAATCCTGAGATTTTGAAACATAGTCGTAAACAAAGAATTGCTAAAGGGTCTGGTACAAGTGCGGCTGATATTAATAAACTTTTGAAAATGCACCGTCAAATGGCTGATATGATGAAAGCTATGGGGGGAAAAGGCAAAGGCGGTTTGATGGGAAAAATGTTAGGGGGACTTGGTTCCAAACTAGGATTTGGAGCTGGAGGTGTTCCTGGTAATATGCCTAATTTATCGGGAATTGATCCGGCCCAGTTATCGGTGTTACAAAAACAAATTAAAAATGGTAATTTAAGAGAGAAATTACCTGGTCTTCCTCAGAGTGGATCACCATTTCCCGGTCTTCCCAGTGGTCTTTCTGGGAATGGGGGGAAATTACCTCCGTTTCCTAAGAAGAAATCGTAA
- a CDS encoding carbonic anhydrase, which produces MTDLPERLLNGYRSFMTSHFSQQAARYRQLAEEGQRPEILMIACCDSRAAPETIFDASPGEIFVVRNVANFVPPFSPGDQYDATAAAIEFAVQSLKVKHVVVLGHGRCGGINIVLGEVYKPLSSNNCMGLWMDLLVSVGKRACCRESMTEIEQQAALEHFSIRYSLKNLETFPWLKERKDQGLLTVHGAWFDISNGELWSLEQETERFVRVEEKLLTRS; this is translated from the coding sequence ATGACAGATCTCCCAGAAAGACTTTTAAATGGTTATCGGTCTTTTATGACCAGTCATTTTTCACAGCAAGCGGCGCGTTATCGGCAATTGGCAGAAGAAGGGCAGAGACCTGAGATTTTGATGATTGCGTGTTGTGATTCACGTGCGGCGCCAGAAACAATTTTTGATGCCAGCCCTGGTGAAATTTTTGTTGTGCGCAATGTGGCAAATTTTGTTCCACCTTTTTCTCCTGGTGATCAATATGATGCAACAGCAGCAGCAATTGAGTTTGCGGTACAGTCGCTGAAAGTTAAGCATGTTGTTGTTTTAGGTCATGGGCGTTGTGGGGGAATTAATATTGTTCTTGGTGAGGTGTATAAGCCTTTGTCATCAAACAATTGTATGGGACTGTGGATGGATCTTTTGGTCTCGGTCGGAAAAAGGGCTTGCTGTCGTGAATCAATGACTGAGATAGAGCAACAGGCTGCGTTGGAGCATTTTTCTATTCGTTATTCGTTGAAGAATTTAGAGACATTTCCATGGTTGAAAGAACGTAAAGATCAAGGTCTTTTGACAGTTCATGGCGCTTGGTTTGATATTTCAAACGGTGAATTATGGAGCTTAGAACAAGAAACGGAGCGTTTTGTACGCGTTGAGGAAAAATTGCTCACCCGGTCATAA